The following proteins come from a genomic window of Natronosalvus vescus:
- the twy1 gene encoding 4-demethylwyosine synthase TYW1: MSDAANSGSGATGADDAGEADHDQDDGGGPMQVDSPNYHHENHTAAQTCGWTANALRGEGKCYKNIWYGIESHRCIQMTPVVRCNERCVFCWRDHNGHAYELEGVEWDDPEAVVDASIRLQKKLLSGFGGNEKVPRSVFEEAMEPRHVAISLDGEPSLYPYLPELIEAFHDRDVTTFLVSNGTRPEVLRECDPTQLYVSVDAPERWTFDQVVKAMEDDAWEKLVETMDVLAEKDETRTVLRTTLVDGENMRDPDWYAAFYQRADPDFVELKAYMHVGHSRGRLDRSSMPDHEDVMAFAHEVADHMPEFTEVMGVPASRVALLSKTEDTWVPSLKKDSSFWERDPVTGD, encoded by the coding sequence ATGAGCGACGCCGCCAACTCCGGATCTGGAGCCACCGGGGCCGACGACGCCGGAGAGGCCGATCACGACCAGGACGACGGTGGAGGGCCGATGCAGGTCGACTCGCCGAACTACCACCACGAGAACCACACCGCCGCCCAGACCTGCGGCTGGACGGCCAACGCCCTCCGCGGCGAGGGAAAGTGTTACAAGAACATCTGGTACGGAATCGAGTCCCATCGGTGCATCCAGATGACGCCCGTCGTCCGCTGTAACGAGCGCTGTGTCTTCTGCTGGCGCGACCACAACGGCCACGCCTACGAACTCGAGGGCGTCGAGTGGGACGACCCCGAGGCGGTCGTCGACGCCTCGATCCGCCTCCAGAAGAAGCTCCTCTCGGGCTTCGGCGGCAACGAGAAAGTGCCGCGGTCGGTGTTCGAGGAAGCGATGGAACCCCGCCACGTTGCCATCAGCCTCGACGGCGAGCCGTCGCTGTACCCCTACCTCCCCGAACTGATCGAGGCGTTCCACGACCGAGACGTCACGACGTTCCTCGTCTCAAACGGCACCCGTCCCGAGGTGCTCCGGGAGTGTGACCCAACGCAGCTGTACGTCAGCGTCGACGCCCCAGAACGATGGACGTTCGACCAGGTCGTCAAGGCCATGGAGGACGACGCCTGGGAGAAGCTCGTCGAGACGATGGACGTCCTGGCCGAGAAGGACGAGACTCGTACCGTCCTCCGGACGACGCTAGTCGACGGCGAGAACATGCGCGATCCGGACTGGTACGCGGCGTTCTACCAGCGCGCCGACCCCGACTTCGTCGAACTGAAGGCGTACATGCACGTCGGCCACTCCCGCGGCCGCCTCGACCGCTCGTCGATGCCCGACCACGAGGACGTGATGGCCTTCGCCCACGAGGTGGCCGACCACATGCCCGAGTTCACCGAAGTGATGGGCGTGCCGGCCTCCCGCGTCGCGTTGCTCTCGAAAACCGAGGACACCTGGGTACCCTCGCTCAAAAAGGATAGCTCGTTCTGGGAGCGCGACCCCGTTACCGGTGACTGA
- the rpl4p gene encoding 50S ribosomal protein L4 yields the protein MNATVRNLDGDDAGEIELPAVFETEYRPDLIARAVRVSQANSKQTYGADEFAGMRTPAESFGSGRGMAHVPRQNGRGRRVPQTVKGRKAHPPKAEKDQSESINKKERQLAIRSAIAATTDADVVAERGHVFDDDAELPLVVSDDFEDLVKTKEVVSFLEAVGVDADIERADDGRSVRAGQGKLRGRKHKQPKSILFVTSSETGPSRAARNLAGADVVTAAEVNAEDLAPGTQPGRLTVWTESAVEEVSQR from the coding sequence ATGAACGCAACAGTACGAAACCTGGACGGCGACGACGCGGGGGAGATCGAGCTCCCGGCGGTCTTCGAAACGGAGTACCGCCCGGATCTGATCGCCCGCGCGGTTCGCGTCTCCCAGGCAAACAGTAAACAGACGTACGGTGCCGACGAGTTCGCGGGGATGCGAACTCCCGCCGAATCGTTTGGCAGCGGCCGCGGGATGGCTCACGTCCCCCGTCAGAACGGACGCGGACGACGCGTCCCCCAGACGGTCAAGGGACGGAAGGCCCACCCGCCAAAAGCCGAGAAAGACCAGTCCGAATCGATCAACAAGAAAGAACGCCAGCTGGCCATCCGAAGCGCCATCGCCGCGACGACCGACGCAGACGTCGTCGCCGAGCGTGGTCACGTCTTCGATGACGACGCGGAACTTCCGCTCGTCGTCAGCGACGACTTCGAAGACCTCGTGAAGACGAAGGAGGTCGTCTCCTTCCTCGAGGCCGTCGGCGTCGACGCCGACATTGAGCGCGCCGACGACGGCCGCAGCGTTCGAGCCGGCCAGGGGAAACTCCGTGGCCGCAAGCACAAACAGCCCAAATCGATTCTCTTCGTGACCTCGAGCGAGACCGGCCCATCGCGCGCCGCCCGCAACCTCGCGGGAGCCGACGTGGTGACGGCCGCCGAAGTCAACGCGGAGGATCTGGCACCGGGCACCCAGCCCGGCCGACTGACGGTCTGGACCGAAAGCGCCGTCGAGGAGGTGAGCCAGCGATGA
- a CDS encoding 50S ribosomal protein L23, whose amino-acid sequence MSGIIEFPLVTEKAMNDMDFENKLQFLVNVDASKPEIRDAVEERFDVEVDSVNTQITMNGKKKATVTLGADDDAQEVASRIGVF is encoded by the coding sequence ATGAGCGGCATCATCGAATTCCCGCTCGTCACCGAGAAGGCCATGAACGACATGGACTTCGAGAACAAGCTCCAATTCCTCGTCAACGTCGACGCCAGCAAGCCCGAGATTCGGGATGCCGTCGAGGAGCGCTTCGACGTCGAGGTCGACAGCGTGAACACACAGATCACGATGAACGGAAAGAAGAAAGCAACGGTGACCCTGGGCGCGGACGACGATGCCCAGGAAGTCGCCTCCAGAATCGGGGTGTTCTAG
- a CDS encoding DUF7504 family protein, giving the protein MTRGHPPDIDQHDPGSSVLVVSPSMDASETVATVDAIQRAGIDADADSDADADRHPIVVVSRAHTAEAILEGWRNTVGTFPTDFGIVSIGEVTRSVATGTAAMTLPQANIFTVGSEDVTGIGIAIGEALAHYREDTTPVLWFESLTPLLEEKGLEMTFRFLHVTLEEIRQANATAYVHIDSSVHDDQTITTLTHLFDDVLEFGRND; this is encoded by the coding sequence ATGACACGTGGTCACCCGCCCGACATCGACCAGCACGACCCCGGCTCGAGCGTGCTCGTCGTCAGCCCCTCGATGGACGCGTCCGAGACCGTCGCCACCGTGGACGCGATCCAACGCGCTGGGATCGATGCCGACGCCGACAGTGATGCCGACGCCGACCGCCACCCGATCGTCGTCGTCTCCCGCGCCCACACCGCCGAAGCGATTCTCGAGGGCTGGCGTAACACCGTCGGCACCTTTCCCACCGATTTCGGTATCGTCTCCATTGGCGAAGTGACCCGCTCGGTCGCGACAGGTACGGCCGCGATGACCCTCCCCCAGGCGAACATCTTTACCGTCGGCTCCGAGGACGTCACCGGCATTGGCATCGCCATCGGCGAGGCGCTCGCTCACTACAGGGAGGACACCACACCCGTTCTCTGGTTCGAGTCACTTACACCCCTGCTCGAGGAGAAAGGCCTCGAAATGACCTTCCGATTCCTCCACGTCACCCTCGAGGAGATCAGGCAAGCCAACGCCACCGCCTACGTCCACATCGACTCGAGTGTCCACGACGACCAGACGATCACGACGTTGACGCACCTGTTCGACGACGTCCTCGAGTTCGGTCGGAACGACTGA
- a CDS encoding 50S ribosomal protein L3, protein MPQPNAPRKGSLGFGPRKRATSEVPRFNSWPDDDGQPSLQGFAGYKAGMTHVVMVDDTANSPTEGMEQTVPVTIVETPPMRAVALRAYEHTPYGQQPITEVWTTEFVDELERVLDLPGDEYDADAAEDELRGLLEEGRVDDVRVITHTVPGSVPSVPKKKPDVMETRVGGGSVEERVDFALETIAEGGEHVMNDVFRAGEYVDASGVTKGKGTQGPVKRWGVQKRKGKHARQGWRRRIGNLGPWNPSRVRSTVPQQGQTGYHQRTELNKRLVDIGDGDDATVDGGFVNYGEVDGPHALIKGSLPGPNKRLLRFRPAIRPGGQPRLDPEVRYVSTASNQG, encoded by the coding sequence ATGCCACAACCAAACGCACCACGCAAAGGCTCACTCGGGTTCGGCCCACGGAAACGGGCAACCAGCGAGGTTCCACGCTTCAACTCGTGGCCGGACGACGACGGACAGCCATCGCTCCAGGGCTTCGCGGGCTACAAGGCCGGCATGACCCACGTGGTAATGGTCGACGACACCGCAAACTCGCCGACCGAGGGAATGGAACAGACCGTTCCCGTCACCATCGTGGAGACGCCGCCAATGCGCGCCGTCGCTCTGCGTGCGTATGAACACACACCGTATGGACAGCAACCGATCACCGAGGTCTGGACGACCGAGTTCGTCGACGAACTCGAGCGCGTCCTCGACCTGCCCGGCGACGAGTACGACGCCGACGCTGCGGAGGACGAACTCCGCGGCCTCCTCGAGGAGGGTCGCGTCGACGACGTTCGCGTCATCACTCACACCGTTCCAGGCAGCGTCCCCTCGGTTCCGAAGAAGAAACCCGACGTCATGGAGACGCGCGTCGGCGGCGGTTCCGTCGAGGAACGCGTCGACTTCGCGCTCGAGACGATCGCCGAGGGCGGCGAACACGTCATGAACGACGTGTTCCGCGCCGGCGAGTACGTCGACGCCAGCGGCGTCACGAAAGGCAAGGGTACCCAGGGTCCCGTCAAGCGATGGGGCGTCCAGAAGCGCAAGGGCAAACACGCCCGGCAGGGATGGCGTCGCCGCATCGGTAACCTTGGCCCGTGGAACCCGAGCCGCGTCCGCTCGACGGTTCCCCAGCAGGGACAAACCGGCTACCACCAGCGGACGGAGCTCAACAAGCGCCTCGTCGATATCGGCGACGGCGACGACGCGACGGTCGACGGCGGCTTCGTCAACTACGGCGAAGTCGACGGCCCACACGCGTTGATCAAGGGCTCGCTCCCCGGGCCGAACAAGCGCCTCCTGCGCTTCCGCCCGGCGATCCGACCCGGAGGCCAGCCGCGTCTCGATCCCGAGGTGCGCTACGTCTCCACCGCATCCAACCAGGGCTAA
- the ribB gene encoding 3,4-dihydroxy-2-butanone-4-phosphate synthase yields the protein MTEPDATTNPRTDRLTALTTATSGEAGAVDQALEALATGEPVLVHDADDREGETDLIYHADAVTPEAVSRMRNDAGGLICVALEASIADAFDLPFYDDAVDHPATADHELGYDDRSSFSFTVNHRDTYTGVTDNDRSLTIRSLADAAADPDSTEFATEFRVPGHVHLLRAAPDLLAQREGHTELGVALAEAADLPPAVVVCEMLDDQTGEELVPEDARAYANRHDFTYLEGSDILEQLG from the coding sequence ATGACCGAACCAGATGCCACCACGAACCCGCGTACCGACCGCCTGACCGCACTGACCACAGCCACCTCAGGTGAGGCTGGAGCCGTCGATCAGGCGCTCGAGGCGCTGGCAACGGGAGAACCGGTGCTCGTCCACGACGCCGACGACCGGGAGGGCGAAACGGATCTGATCTACCACGCCGACGCCGTCACCCCCGAGGCCGTCTCGCGAATGCGAAACGACGCCGGCGGGCTCATCTGCGTCGCCCTCGAGGCGTCGATCGCCGACGCGTTCGATCTCCCGTTCTACGACGACGCCGTCGATCACCCGGCGACGGCCGACCACGAACTCGGCTACGACGACCGCTCCTCGTTCTCGTTCACCGTCAACCACCGCGACACCTACACCGGCGTCACCGATAACGACCGCTCGCTGACGATTCGCTCGCTCGCGGACGCCGCCGCAGATCCCGACTCGACGGAGTTCGCCACGGAGTTTCGCGTCCCCGGCCACGTCCACCTCCTGCGGGCGGCCCCCGACCTCCTCGCCCAGCGCGAGGGCCACACCGAACTCGGCGTCGCGCTCGCCGAAGCCGCCGACCTCCCGCCAGCGGTCGTCGTCTGTGAGATGCTCGACGACCAGACCGGCGAGGAACTCGTCCCAGAGGACGCACGCGCCTACGCCAACCGTCACGACTTCACCTATCTCGAGGGCAGCGACATCCTCGAGCAGTTGGGCTGA
- a CDS encoding CTP-dependent riboflavin kinase gives MHEPVRATVGSDELAVLKLLALDGGLEGDLKISCSALADRLDASNQTASRRLQRLESEGYLERDTVADGQWVAITDAGEGALRSEYEAYKRIFESGAEIELEGVVTGGMGEGRHYISLPGYSRQFDERLGYDPFPGTLNVSLHDDSVRRRRAIASLESIPIDGWEDEDRTYGPAVCSPATIETADGDVYETAHTIAPERTHHDEDQLELIAPEKLRDVLDLADDDHVTITVGETA, from the coding sequence ATGCACGAACCCGTCCGGGCGACCGTCGGCTCCGACGAACTCGCCGTGCTCAAGCTGCTGGCGCTCGACGGCGGCCTCGAGGGCGATCTCAAGATTTCCTGTTCGGCCCTCGCAGATCGACTCGACGCGTCGAACCAGACCGCCTCGCGGCGGCTCCAGCGACTCGAGAGCGAGGGGTATCTCGAGCGCGATACCGTCGCCGACGGCCAGTGGGTCGCGATCACCGACGCCGGCGAAGGGGCGCTTCGCTCGGAGTACGAGGCGTACAAGCGCATCTTCGAGAGCGGTGCGGAGATCGAACTCGAGGGCGTCGTCACCGGCGGCATGGGCGAAGGACGCCACTACATTTCGCTGCCGGGCTACAGCCGTCAGTTCGACGAGCGACTGGGATACGATCCCTTCCCCGGCACGCTCAACGTCTCCTTGCACGACGACAGCGTTCGCCGCCGCCGGGCAATCGCCTCCCTCGAGTCGATTCCGATCGACGGCTGGGAGGACGAGGATCGAACGTACGGCCCCGCCGTCTGCTCCCCCGCGACGATCGAAACCGCCGACGGGGACGTCTACGAGACGGCCCACACCATCGCGCCCGAACGCACCCACCACGACGAGGATCAACTCGAGTTAATCGCTCCCGAGAAGCTTCGCGACGTCCTCGACCTCGCGGACGACGACCACGTGACGATCACCGTCGGCGAGACGGCCTGA
- a CDS encoding polysaccharide deacetylase family protein, producing MAKQSTRRDIVTGMGATAAALSLSGCLDRLTGDDGNGITDGIDGGNGNGDDGGNGQSSDDIEEYDGDFEWPAIDEGEVISDFEDLDLWAARDGTIEPAPEEARMGSQAAALESDGNQVEATLGFRDRIDLSTWDTSLAVKIESANQILLEVITTNRDHRLTSIRNVPDTYEGWLRVDFGYLHKFGEPDLENVSRLNIIARGPEDGPTRIVVDDLRRTEAVDNGKAVLAFYGGHDSQFEVAAPMLEERGWSAAVAVDPDRIGGQGRMDLEELEELQGRGWDVCAYPSSQGALPEMPLDRQEQVLERTQSALEQFGFEEGARHFVVPDDSMTQETHEAIRERYDSGLLFGAGPAGAPPTGIHMMPQIWGPALHGGVRRSINLCDQYNQLVVLRIPRIVEDESGSNSMSVDDLEHLLNHIEHRGLDVVTLSDVVDDTMEGDASEPDEDVEMEEGTIFEAGQSFEFEGSGSDSSDTFDLSDGLAVASFTHEGDGEFTVDLEAVDGSVPTEQLVVTSGGGPGASAMVVDEGSYRLSVEADGEWAIDVDQPEIHSDDLGSLPVEVSGTGSSFVGPLWTDSDVSLEATHDGDGEFIIDGFNADGGWEQVINQSGSFDGSRSFSVSGAFWINVEADGEWTLEIQ from the coding sequence ATGGCAAAGCAATCCACGCGACGAGATATCGTCACCGGCATGGGTGCGACGGCGGCTGCGCTCTCGCTTTCGGGCTGTCTCGATCGGCTGACAGGCGACGACGGTAATGGCATTACCGACGGCATCGACGGTGGGAACGGAAACGGCGATGACGGCGGAAACGGCCAGTCCTCCGACGATATCGAGGAGTACGACGGCGACTTCGAGTGGCCCGCGATCGACGAGGGCGAAGTGATCTCGGACTTCGAAGACCTCGACCTGTGGGCCGCCCGCGATGGGACGATCGAGCCCGCGCCCGAGGAGGCCCGCATGGGCTCGCAGGCAGCCGCCCTCGAGAGCGACGGGAACCAGGTCGAAGCAACCCTCGGCTTCCGTGACCGGATCGATCTCTCGACCTGGGACACCTCCCTCGCCGTCAAGATAGAGTCGGCTAACCAGATCCTTCTCGAAGTCATCACCACGAACCGTGACCACCGGTTGACGAGCATCCGGAACGTTCCGGACACCTACGAGGGGTGGCTCCGGGTCGACTTCGGTTACCTCCACAAGTTCGGCGAACCGGATCTCGAGAACGTTTCCCGGTTGAACATCATCGCCCGCGGCCCGGAGGACGGCCCGACGCGGATCGTCGTCGACGACCTTCGGCGAACGGAAGCCGTCGACAACGGGAAGGCCGTCCTCGCGTTCTACGGCGGCCACGATTCCCAGTTCGAGGTCGCCGCGCCGATGCTCGAGGAACGCGGCTGGTCGGCTGCCGTGGCCGTCGACCCCGACCGGATCGGCGGCCAGGGCCGAATGGATCTCGAGGAACTCGAGGAACTGCAGGGGCGAGGCTGGGACGTCTGTGCCTACCCGTCCAGCCAGGGGGCGCTGCCGGAGATGCCCCTGGATCGACAGGAGCAGGTGCTCGAGCGAACCCAGTCTGCTCTCGAACAGTTCGGCTTCGAGGAGGGAGCGCGCCACTTCGTGGTTCCGGACGACAGCATGACACAGGAGACGCACGAGGCGATCCGGGAGCGCTACGATTCCGGGCTGCTGTTCGGAGCCGGGCCCGCTGGCGCGCCGCCGACGGGTATCCATATGATGCCACAGATCTGGGGGCCAGCCCTCCACGGAGGTGTACGTCGGTCGATCAACCTCTGTGATCAGTACAACCAGCTCGTCGTCCTTCGGATTCCCCGTATCGTCGAGGACGAATCCGGCTCGAACAGCATGTCGGTCGACGACCTCGAGCATCTGCTCAACCACATCGAACACCGTGGCCTCGACGTCGTGACGCTCTCGGACGTCGTCGACGATACGATGGAGGGCGACGCCAGCGAGCCCGACGAAGACGTCGAGATGGAAGAGGGAACGATCTTCGAGGCCGGGCAGTCGTTCGAATTCGAGGGCAGCGGCTCGGACTCCTCGGACACCTTCGACCTCTCGGATGGGCTGGCCGTGGCGAGCTTCACCCACGAAGGTGACGGCGAGTTCACCGTCGACCTCGAGGCGGTCGATGGCTCGGTTCCGACCGAGCAACTGGTGGTGACGAGCGGTGGTGGCCCCGGTGCGTCGGCGATGGTCGTCGACGAGGGCAGCTACCGCCTGTCCGTCGAGGCCGATGGGGAGTGGGCGATCGATGTCGATCAACCGGAGATTCACAGCGACGACCTCGGGAGCCTTCCCGTGGAGGTCTCCGGCACCGGGTCGTCGTTCGTCGGGCCGCTGTGGACGGATTCTGACGTGAGCCTCGAGGCGACCCACGACGGCGATGGCGAGTTCATCATCGATGGCTTCAATGCAGACGGTGGCTGGGAACAGGTGATCAACCAGAGCGGGTCGTTCGACGGCTCCCGATCCTTCAGCGTGAGCGGGGCGTTCTGGATTAATGTCGAGGCTGACGGCGAGTGGACGCTCGAGATTCAGTAG
- a CDS encoding HAD-IIB family hydrolase, producing MNRDPPLVLDIDGTLTRPEGWGVDPRVFDPIREWDAPVVIATGKAFPYPIALCHSIGVPELVVAENGGVIYTGDSVQYTADRAAAQAVADAYRDAGYELGWGSDDTVNRWRETEVAVNRDQPEDPLREIAADYDLEVLDTGYAYHVVEPETSKGAGVATIAEYVGFDLEATVAVGDSINDVSTFETVGRSFAVSNADEAARAAADEVLEAGHAEGTLSVLERVRGD from the coding sequence ATGAACCGCGATCCGCCACTCGTACTCGACATCGACGGCACCCTCACCCGACCAGAGGGGTGGGGTGTCGATCCACGTGTGTTCGACCCGATTCGCGAGTGGGACGCCCCGGTCGTCATCGCCACAGGAAAGGCCTTTCCGTACCCGATCGCGCTCTGTCACAGCATTGGTGTCCCGGAACTCGTCGTCGCCGAAAACGGCGGCGTGATCTACACCGGCGACTCCGTCCAGTACACCGCCGACCGAGCGGCCGCACAGGCCGTCGCCGACGCCTACCGAGACGCAGGATACGAACTCGGCTGGGGGTCGGACGACACCGTCAACCGCTGGCGCGAGACCGAAGTCGCCGTCAATCGCGACCAGCCGGAGGATCCGCTTCGAGAGATCGCCGCCGATTACGACCTCGAGGTGCTCGACACCGGCTACGCCTACCACGTCGTCGAGCCCGAGACGAGCAAAGGGGCTGGCGTCGCGACCATCGCCGAATACGTCGGCTTCGACCTCGAGGCGACCGTTGCGGTGGGTGACTCCATCAACGACGTCTCCACGTTCGAGACTGTCGGCCGCAGTTTCGCCGTGTCCAACGCCGACGAGGCCGCACGGGCGGCTGCCGACGAGGTGCTCGAGGCCGGCCACGCCGAGGGAACGTTGTCGGTGCTCGAGCGAGTTCGCGGGGATTGA
- a CDS encoding RNA methyltransferase, protein MTTSVLVPSSLSREAEDKREATRKLGYVARAATIFRVDRLIVYPDPGGDTGRFGDGFVETVLRYATTPPYLRKEVWDRRDELEAVGVLPPLRAPSQTGSESNGSGSKRQGIVTEVGPEGRVRVNCGLQHPISLNAPPSMVVEEGERVTVRISSRRPVRAKLVDESPPGFSVERTNLSAALGREDAGVRIAASRFGEELTIGRLETLAGNVERDGMTVAFGAPERGLPDILGIDQAAIEAAYGVADDANVEPNDLETGFDLWLNTVPHQGSDVVRTEEALFATLAPLSLRA, encoded by the coding sequence ATGACCACAAGCGTACTCGTGCCGTCGTCACTCAGCCGGGAAGCCGAGGACAAACGCGAGGCCACTCGCAAACTCGGTTACGTCGCCCGTGCGGCGACGATCTTCCGGGTCGACCGCCTCATCGTCTACCCCGATCCGGGGGGCGATACCGGTCGATTTGGCGATGGGTTCGTCGAAACCGTCTTGCGGTACGCCACAACACCCCCGTACCTTCGAAAGGAGGTCTGGGACAGGCGGGACGAACTGGAGGCCGTGGGCGTCTTACCGCCGCTCCGTGCCCCGTCACAGACCGGCTCCGAATCGAACGGTTCGGGGTCGAAAAGACAAGGGATCGTGACCGAGGTCGGACCTGAAGGGCGCGTCCGGGTCAATTGCGGACTGCAACACCCGATCTCCCTCAACGCACCGCCGTCGATGGTGGTCGAGGAGGGGGAGCGCGTAACCGTCAGGATCTCTTCGCGACGACCGGTTCGGGCGAAGCTCGTCGATGAATCCCCACCGGGATTCAGCGTCGAACGCACGAACCTATCGGCAGCACTCGGCCGTGAGGACGCCGGCGTTCGGATCGCCGCCTCCCGATTCGGTGAAGAACTCACCATCGGGCGGCTCGAAACGCTGGCCGGGAACGTCGAACGGGACGGCATGACCGTCGCCTTCGGCGCACCCGAACGAGGACTGCCGGACATCCTCGGCATCGACCAGGCGGCTATCGAAGCCGCCTACGGTGTCGCGGACGACGCAAACGTCGAACCCAACGATCTGGAAACGGGGTTCGACCTCTGGCTCAATACGGTTCCGCATCAGGGCAGCGACGTCGTGCGAACGGAGGAAGCTCTGTTCGCCACGCTCGCTCCCCTCTCACTGAGAGCGTGA
- a CDS encoding transposase, which yields MGIEEVTKTARTRLCIESGERSWLKDARFTARDIANDTLRLKQDGYNRTEIQKEVDRDDFLRNNKCAVVGKALQAWDSYKELLNWWHDQDNTHVGKPSPPATDKKGAYPLVMAHTEGYRLTYNDEDDRVQFRVSPKPYKKVKGHLRGRPEDLALIGESLTEDEWSLGQAELVYRDGVYYLHVTVKTEVEVPEPEDADTLVGVDINERNIALTALNRETMDTLGTLVLDYGTVKAERQRYHTITKRCQEHGQHSIHHQLGEKEERYTEWVLHRLSRVVVEFAQQFSNPVIVFEDLSGIRDAIKYGTYMNRRLHKLPFHKFEKQVRYKVTWNQIPCETVESPYNSKSCSCCGHRGYRQGRRFRCTNDSCEVQQDHADRNASVNVAWRAWAKHAGVDVESVNYRTRKTQPFVRKVSLSGSGRSVNRPSSSRDIVSRGVLSA from the coding sequence ATGGGTATCGAAGAAGTCACGAAGACCGCACGCACTCGACTCTGCATAGAGTCTGGTGAGCGGTCGTGGCTCAAAGATGCCCGCTTCACCGCACGAGACATCGCCAACGACACACTCCGACTCAAACAAGACGGATACAACCGTACTGAGATTCAGAAGGAAGTTGACCGCGATGACTTCCTTCGGAACAACAAGTGCGCGGTCGTCGGGAAAGCCCTGCAAGCGTGGGATTCCTACAAAGAACTCCTCAACTGGTGGCACGACCAAGACAACACTCACGTCGGAAAACCGTCGCCACCCGCCACGGACAAGAAAGGAGCCTACCCACTTGTCATGGCGCACACCGAAGGCTACCGCCTCACCTACAACGACGAGGATGACCGGGTTCAGTTCCGTGTGAGTCCGAAGCCGTACAAGAAGGTGAAAGGGCACCTTCGAGGGCGACCGGAAGACCTTGCGTTGATTGGGGAATCCTTGACGGAGGATGAGTGGTCGTTGGGACAGGCTGAACTTGTGTACCGAGATGGCGTGTACTACCTACACGTCACGGTTAAAACAGAGGTTGAGGTGCCTGAACCCGAAGACGCTGACACTCTCGTCGGCGTCGATATTAACGAGCGCAACATCGCTCTCACCGCTCTTAATCGTGAGACGATGGACACGCTCGGAACACTCGTGCTTGACTACGGTACGGTGAAAGCCGAACGCCAACGCTACCACACCATCACGAAACGCTGTCAAGAACACGGCCAACACTCCATCCATCACCAACTCGGGGAGAAAGAAGAACGCTACACTGAGTGGGTTCTTCACCGGCTGTCTCGGGTTGTGGTGGAGTTCGCCCAACAGTTCTCGAACCCAGTTATCGTGTTCGAGGACTTGAGTGGGATTCGAGACGCCATCAAGTACGGTACGTACATGAATCGGCGTCTGCACAAACTCCCGTTCCATAAGTTCGAGAAGCAGGTTCGCTACAAGGTGACGTGGAATCAGATTCCGTGTGAGACGGTTGAGTCGCCGTACAACTCGAAGTCGTGTTCGTGTTGTGGACACCGTGGTTACCGTCAAGGTCGGCGGTTCCGGTGTACGAATGATTCGTGTGAGGTTCAGCAAGACCATGCTGACCGGAACGCGAGTGTGAATGTGGCGTGGCGAGCGTGGGCGAAACATGCTGGTGTAGATGTTGAATCAGTTAATTACCGGACTCGCAAAACCCAACCGTTTGTTCGGAAGGTGAGCCTGTCTGGGTCGGGGCGCTCTGTAAACCGCCCATCCTCATCCCGCGACATCGTGTCGCGTGGAGTGCTATCGGCATAG